Proteins encoded together in one Chryseobacterium taklimakanense window:
- a CDS encoding sigma-70 family RNA polymerase sigma factor — protein MRQLKITKQVTNRETASLDKYLQEIGKVELITADEEVELAQRIRAGDRAALEKLIKANLRFVVSVSKQYQNQGLSLPDLINEGNLGLMKAAKRYDETRGFKFISYAVWWIRQSILQALAEQSRIVRLPLNKIGSINKINKAYAHLEQENERPPSPEELAEVLDMSEDDIKESMKNSGRHLSMDAPLVEGEDSNLYDVLRSGESPSPDKDLMLESLQIEIERALQTLTPREADLVRLYFGLNGKHPMTLEEIGETFDLTRERVRQIKEKAIKRLKHNTRSKILKSYLGK, from the coding sequence ATGAGACAGCTAAAAATTACTAAACAGGTTACCAACAGGGAAACCGCATCGCTAGACAAGTACCTACAGGAAATCGGGAAAGTGGAACTGATCACCGCAGACGAGGAAGTAGAACTGGCACAAAGAATCCGCGCCGGCGACAGAGCCGCACTGGAAAAACTCATCAAGGCCAACCTTCGTTTCGTCGTTTCAGTATCCAAACAGTACCAAAATCAGGGACTTTCACTACCGGATTTGATCAATGAAGGAAATCTGGGACTGATGAAAGCCGCTAAAAGATACGATGAAACCAGAGGTTTCAAATTTATTTCATACGCTGTTTGGTGGATTCGTCAGTCGATTTTGCAGGCACTGGCAGAACAGTCGAGAATTGTAAGGCTTCCGCTCAACAAAATTGGTTCCATCAACAAGATTAACAAAGCTTACGCTCACCTTGAACAGGAAAATGAAAGACCGCCTTCCCCGGAAGAACTGGCTGAAGTACTGGACATGAGCGAAGACGACATTAAGGAATCCATGAAAAACAGCGGCCGCCACCTTTCAATGGATGCACCGCTTGTGGAAGGAGAAGACAGCAACCTCTACGACGTTTTGCGCTCCGGTGAATCGCCAAGCCCTGATAAAGACCTGATGCTGGAATCTCTGCAAATTGAGATTGAAAGAGCATTACAAACGCTTACGCCAAGAGAAGCTGATTTGGTAAGACTGTATTTCGGACTGAACGGGAAACACCCGATGACTTTGGAGGAAATAGGTGAAACTTTTGACCTTACGAGAGAAAGAGTGCGCCAGATTAAAGAAAAAGCCATCAAAAGACTGAAACACAATACCAGAAGCAAGATACTGAAATCTTATCTTGGTAAATAA